The region GTAGTCAGAAAAAAGTCAGGTTTATTTAACTGGCAGCAGTAAAGGAGGATGGATCCTGGAGGAATCCTCGTGTATGTGTCCTCTTAAATTTCATTCCATGGTTCTGTGGGGGAATTAGGGAAGTGGGGACCAGTTCTGGATTGAGTGCTATCAAGAAGAAGGGGCATTTCAGAGTCTGGGTATCTTTATGTTTATCTAGAAGGCAGGAAGATTCAAGCAGGGCTGGAGCTGTATCTCTGGTAAAGAAGCATCAGAGAAAGGTGAAGTCATTTCTGTGGTCATGAAGTGGCCCCTCTAAAGCATCTAAGCGTGTCTCATTCTAAGCATCATTCAATAACAAAATTCAACTAAGTAAATCTGAAGATttaattaactttatttaatGATTCATGAATTGGGTGGCATCCCATCTAGTAAACAGAAAAGTGCTCCGAGGAATTGTACAAAATGGAGGAGGCTTATAGAAGGGGAGGGGGTGCATGTAGGGAAGTTAGCAGCAAAAGAAAGACCGGTTTCAAGCCAGGTTCTCCTCTTTGTGGGGAGGGAACAGCAGGGGTCTTCTAAGCAGATTTACCTCACTAGTGCTGATCAGGAAATTTCAGATTGTCTGCTTATAGGTCACATTTCTGGGAGTGGTTGAAATTGCAATTAAGCTTTATTTGCTGTCCTGACGGCAAGTGATTGGGGGCTGgtgcttctttcctttttttttttttttttaacaccatggTTTATGTTCTGCTGGTATCATCACTATCCGAATATTAGACGGGCCACCTTATGCTTTCCTGATATTCCTAAAACTTCACATTGATGTCCATTAGAAAAGGAAGCACCTCCATTTCAAAGATGTTAAAATGTGGGGGGAAATGCTCATCCTAGATTTGATGAAATAGGACTCTTGCTGTATGACCATGAGCAAGTAATTTAACCCTTTAAGGCTCAACTTCCTGCTCTGTTAAAATGGGAACAGTACGCACTACCACGTAAAACTTTCGCGATCTGAGAAATAATGTCTACAAAGTGCCTGGTATAATACTGGGTGTATCACTCAGGGTCCAACCAGGGAAAAATGAACCACTCCGagtatgtaaaacagagaatttaaTGCAGGTTATTGGTGACCTTAGTGACAGGGGTGATGGAAGGGCTGAGAAACCCAACAGGTGATGGAACCCAGAAATCAGCAAAAACTAGAAGCTGCACACACTCCTACACTGGAAGGACAAATGGAGGAGATAGAATTAATGGGGCGCCAGGGGAGGACCGCCCTCCGGCAGTTGGAACCACAGCAGCCTATCTACCCAGTAGGAGCCACAGAGGAGCCTCGCTGGCTGCTGGAGACCTGCCAGagcgagaaagagaaaaaataacgtGGCTTTTTCCTATATCCTGCCTTCCAGTCTCCGGCCACTGTCTCCCATCTGCCATTGGCCACATCAGCCTTAAGTCCCGTAAGCCTGAGAAACTGCACTCTGCAGGGCATACAGAGAGAGCAGAAGGgcaaggaagggatctggagcaAAGGGTAGAGAACAACCATTAGATAGAAGTTAGTTAACCAGGTTTGGTAATATCTTTATTCGTAAAACCTCTATAAATTATTGGATACACTTGAAAGTAACAAAATCGTTCACTTAAAAACATACTGTAATCCATATAAACTTCCCAACTCCACTCCTGTTCCAGGCCCACTACATTATTCCGATTACTATGCGTCTGGTTTGTTAACAGTGGCATTTTACGATGGATTTTCAGAGTCAGACATTTTCTCCACTGAAATCTCATGAGGGCTTCCACAGCAGAGGGAGATGCCCATTCCATGTCACAGAGGACAAAGCTCAGACAGAGCAGGATTATGATGCGGCAGCACCATGGCAACTGGACTCTGGTCGTGGGGCTCCCAAGGACTTCTGCGTGACCTTTAGGGAGTGTCACAGTCTCTGAACTcatgtttaaaaaatgagaatcacAAGCCTCGGGGCGGTTTACATGCGTCCACACTCCACTTGGCTCTTCATCTTTGCACTACTTTGTCCATAAGGCtccacaatgtttttttttttaaagaaaggaccAAATAGTCTAAGAAAACAGATAACgtacccaaggtcacagagctggcaaATCAGAAGGCATTCCGTTTCCACTCTTGTAACGCCAAGGCCCTCTCCGCTACCCCACGGGTTCTTTTCGCGCCGGGGGCATCTTCCAGCAGTTCAGGGAAAGGCGAGAGCGACCCCGATCAAAATCCTGGGGCATCTTGTAGCGCTCTTCGTGCCAGCCAATGTGCCCGACTGGCATCTCTCAACGGAGGGCGACTTGCCGGGCTCGGCCAGCCGCAGGACGCTGCCGGACTCACGGAACTCACGGTCCTCTCCCGCAGGCCGGAGACCCTCGCCTTCGCGACGGAAGGCGGCCGGAAGCCCGCGGCCCTGCCCGCCCCCCGCGGGTCCCCGGGATTCTAACGGAGCCGCGTGCCCGGGGCGGGGCCACGTGCGATTGGCCGCGCGGAGTTGGGGGCGGGCCCGCGGcgggccggccgggcgggcgccTACAATGAGCCTCCATAAAAGGGAGAGGCGGGGGGCTGGGGCCCCGGATTGAGCCCTCCCTGCCTGGGGTCCCGACGTCTTAGGTCTCTGGGAGGCCGGGACGCGCCCGTCGCAGGCGCGGCTGGTGagcggcgggcggcggggagggggctgcacGGGGCGGGAGGCGGCCGCCTGCTTGCGCGCCCGGGCCTGCGCGCCCGTCCTCCAGCGTCCGGTCACCGAGATTCCCCTGTCCGCGCCATGGCCCTGAAGGCCGAGGGCGCAGCGCTCGACTGCTTCGAGGTGACGCTCAAATGCGAGGAAGGGGAGGACGAGGAGGAAGCCATGGTGGTGGCCGTAATTCCGCGGCCCGAGCCGATGCTCAGAGGTGAGGATGGGAGGGGATCCCACTTCCGCGTCACAGTCCGGGGCTTGGGCTTCCCCTCCTCAGTTGGGGGCCCGggtaccccctcccccacctctaaTCTGGGGCCCAAGAGTCTGGGGCCCAGGCGCCCCCCTTTCCCCTTCTGTCTGGGGCCCGGGCACGCTCTGGCTCCACCCCCACCAGGGTTTGGAATCTCTGGCCTCCCCGaattcccccctcccccgcccaggGTCTGGAGCCTTCGATCCACGCCCCGCGCGCTCCGGATCTTCCGGTGCCCTAGCGCCCCCTCGCCCAGGCCCAGCACGACTGCTTCGAGGTGACGCTGGCCAGTCCCCCGCCCCGCGAAGGCAGAGGCAGGCTGAGGGGCGGCGAGGCCTCGGGGCCTGAGGCTGGGCCCCGCACTGTGGTGTCCCGAGCTTTTCCGTGGATGGAGGCAGGCGTCGCTGCAGCCCACCAAGAGGAGGATTTTAAGGGCCCTCCATGCATAAAGCTTTTTCTGCGCTCTCCCCATTATCCCCAGGCCTTGCACTTGGATAAGCCACAGGTGTCAGATTGTAGCGCTTGAGGGGTGAAACTGATTGCACACAGCATCCAGTATTGGAAAAGAGGTGCTTGCCGAGGGCACCTTCAGCCACTCTAGAAGGAGGCTTGGGGAGAGGATTTGAGGAATAATCAGAGCACTcgctttccccctcctccctccccagtttCTTCAGTCCTCAGGGTCTTGcaaatcataaaaaaacaaagGGCCACCTTAATAGAAGACTTAATATTCATCAAGATGCGTATCTTTTCATTCCTGGATACCTCTCCCCTTAGTGGGGGACAATACTCAAAAGAAGCTGAGAGCAAGGCCATTCATTTAGCCTCAGCAGAACATAACGTCTCCCTGCACTGCCTCTCATCCTTTTTGGAATCTTAGGGGCTATTAAATAAGTGAGGGAAATAAAGGCCACTACCCTTCTCAGAGCTTTCAGTCCAACAGAGAGGATCTTTCCCTACTTCTGCTAGTGATAATTGAGTGCTCAGTGCCAGGCTGGCTCAGTTAATCTTCTCAACAACCTTGCAAGAGCATCTTTCTTCCCCAAAGAGGTTAATCATTCAACAGGTGTTTTGGGGGGCATCCCCTATATGTCAGGCACTTTTAGGCTGGGTGTGCTAATTGCTACAAAGATGAAACTCTGCTCTTCCGgaacatgtgtgtgtatactaaTAACCAAAGATAGACacacataaataaatgtatagGATATCTGGTGGTGATAGATGGTTCAGAGAGCACTAAATCAaagtaaggaagaaaaaaaaagtaaggagaAAAAGAACTGAGAATGTTTTATTTGGAATATCAAGTGGTCAGGAAAGACTTCTCTAATAAGGTGAATTTTGAGCACAGACCCAAAGGAAGTGAGGGGGGAACTTTGTAGATAATTAGAGGTTAAGTATTTTAAGTAGGTAGAATAACAAATACAAAGGTCCTGAAGTAGAAACTTCTTGAAAGACATGGGGAGAGGAAAAAGGATGAATTCAAGatttttggcctgagcaactggaaggaTGGGCTTCTCTTTTACTGAGGTGGGAAGGCTGGGGTGCAGGCTTGTGGGAGATGGGGAATTAGGATCCGAACCTGGCAAATTTGAGATGTCTATGACACGTTCGAGCAGAGTTCAGAGGGGAAGTTAGACATGTGAATCTCAATTTCCTGGGCAAGTCTGGCTAGAGGTATAACCATGGGAGCTGTCAGCAGGTGGGCCTTGGGTCAAGAGCCTCAGAGGAAGGAGGTAAACAGAGAAGAGATCCAAGGACTGAGTTGTGGAGCACTCCCCTGATTCCAGTTTGGAGATTGAGTCATTCCTCATCAGGCATTATTGAAGGACAGGCACTGTGCTGCGTGCTGGAGATACAGGTGTGAAGGATCAAAAATTCATGCTGTCGTGGACCTACAGTGTCTTGAGGAGCCACAGCAAGTCAGGCACGTGTGATGTCAGGCAGCATTGTGTGCTCTGGAGGACATGGAGCGGCGAGGGCCGTTGAGGGCACAGGTGGGGCAGGTGGCAGCTTTCTATGGGATGGCACAGGAGGCCTTGGTGAGAAGACGATTCTCTTCTGGAGAAGGATCTGACCCAGGTGCCCAAAAAAGAACCCCAGTGAAGTAAGAGAAGAACCAACAGAAGGTGGTGCCTTGGAGGCTAAGTAACAGAAATCAAGATGGAAGACGCAATGTGTCAGATGACTAAGTTGAAGAGCTAACCACTGGGTTTAACATTGGTGACCTTGACCAGAGCTATTTTGGAGGAGTGGTGGGAAAGAAAGCCCAACTGCGGCCATAGAGGTCAAGGTACCTGTCTGTGGTCATATGGGAGAGAGGTACACCCAGCTTCGGAGTTGGAGCTGTTGGGACCAAGCCAGTGCTCATACCCATTTCAGATGCCACCTCTTCCATGCAGTCCCCAGGTTAGGGCCTCCCATACTTGTATTTTGTCCCGTCTTCTCAGGTGGGAGAGACGTGCAGCCATGAGGGATCATGGGCACTGAGCTGACGGAGCTGAGAAGGGTTCCTGCCCTATCGGAGCTTATGGTCCGTGTGCACAGAGAATGGGTGCCATGTCGACCAGTAGGGACGGGCGCGATCACCACTGCAAGTCCTTTGGGCATCTTGTGGGAGGGGAGGCTAGTTACCACAGGACGGGGTGGCCTCTTGACGGGGCCTCAATAGGTGGAGAGACAGGCACGGACGCCGTTCACTGGCTGAAGTCTCGTTGAGCATCTCCTTTTCTGTGCGCCAGTCCTGGGGGCGACAGTAAGGTGACAAACTTTACCATTCTTGTCCTCAAGGAAGTGTGTGCTGTGGCCTGGAAGTCAGATAAGGATATGATCAACTgccaggggtgggaggctgggaaggcctCTCGGGGTGAGCGTTTGAGCAGGGCCATGGAAGAAGTAGAGGAGTTCGCCCAACTATACTGGGTGGTCTGGACAGATGAGCCAGGGCCAAAGACATGCAAGGCTGGAGCCTGTTGGAAAAATGTGTTGGACCTGTGCTCCGAGACTAGACTGAGGTAGCAGGATGTGTTTAACGTGGCTGGCACCTCATGGGCtccaaggaaagagagaaagagactctGGGTGGGAAGGTTCCTTCCCTGTACACGCCACCAAGTTTGGGGAATCATGTTCTTCGTATCATTGGCTGTGGGCACCTTTACTGGTTACACCCTCCCCCGCCTCTCCCTCCGTAGTGGCCCAGCAGGAGAAGACGCCACCACCCAGGCCCAGCCTGCTGGAGGCAGGCAGCGACAGCTGTGAGGAGCCCAGGCAGCAGGTGTCTTGGGAGCAGGAGTTCCTGGTGGGGAACAGCCCCCGAGGCAGCGGGCGCGCGCTGTGCATGGTGTGTGGGGCGGAGATCCGGGCTCCCTCGGCAGACACGGCACGCTCGCACATCCTGGAGCAGCATCCTCACACCCTGGACCTGAGCCCTTCTGAGAAGAGCAACATCCTGGAGGCCTGGAGCGAGGGGGTGGCCCTTTTGCAAGACTTCAGAACCGAGCAGCCGTCCCCACCCCACTCAGGTAGTGCAGCCTGGGGCCAGGGTGGGATGAGGGTGGAGGGAGAAGTCAGGTCTCTCAGAACCCTTGTTACTCACTGGCATCTGCCCCCTTTAGACTCAGGACATGATGTTGATGTGGACCCAGACTCTGATGCCGACCCTGCCAAAATGCCAGCGGAGATTGTTGTTCTCCTGGACTCTGAGGACAACCCATCCCTCCCTAGAAGGAGCCGGCCCCGGGGACTCCGCCCTCTTGAACTCCCTGGTCAGTCAGCCTGAAGCCTGTGAGTTAGGGGGAAGGGGGTGCATGGGCCAGAGTTCTGGGTGGAGAGCGATACCTTCCGCAGCCCTGAGGTTGCAGGAGTCAGGCCTCTTAAAAAGGTCTCATCCTTTTGCAGCTGCCCCTGTCACGGAGCCAGTAACCAAGAAGCCCCGGGGTCAGAGATGGAAGGAGCCCCCTGGGGACGAGCCAGtcagaaagaaaagaggcagACCCGTGACCAAAACCCTGGACCTGGACCCGGACCCGGACCCAGGTGAAGGGGAGAAAGGTGTAGGCTCTGGCTGCATCGCTCCAGGAGGAAAGCTGCAGGGTTGGGTGGGCGACAGAGGACACCTGCACCTCCCCTGAGGCTGCAGGCCCAGGCCTAAGCTGGCCTCGTGGGTTGGGGCAGCCCAGCCTTCTGGACTCACAGTGCCATCCTTTCCCGCCTTCCAGACCCCCCCTCACCTGACTCGCCCGCAGAGACTTTCGCAGCTCCGCCCGAAGTCCGACACTTCACCGATGGCAGCTTTCCCCCCGGCTTCGTCCTCCAGCTCTTCTCCCACACCCAGCTCAGGGCCTCAGACAGCAAGGACTTGTCcaaagaggggagaggggcagaagGAGGCCTCCTCCAGCCGGAAAGCCCCTCCCCAGGTGAGCTCCTGAGACAGGGCAACAGGTGGAGGGTCGGCAGGCCACATCCCTGGGGTCTGGTCTGCAGCAGAGCCCAGGATAGAGGTGACTGGTGCTCCAGGCCCCTGGGAGACGGGGCCATGGGGCCACAGGCAGGTGGGTTTGAATGACAGGCTGGCAGAGAGCCAAGTTTTCTGTGAGCTCCTTGGGAGTGTCCTGGTTTGTAGGTTGGATCAGGCCAGTGCTTCCCAAAGCCTGACACCCGTCACCACACTTAAGGTTGATTCCAGCTGGAGCCTGAGGTGCCCACCTTGACCCTGGTGGAGCAGGGGCCTAAATGGGACGACTGACGGGAGAACAGTGGTGAACTCAGCAGATACCCCGGGGATAAAGCAGCTGAGTGTGTTCTCTTATAAGAGCAGTAAGCACCTGTGTTTTATCGTGTCCTCCAATTTTAAGAAACCTTTATATGCAGTTCATTTGGCCCTTATGAAAGTAAGGCTGAGTCTCAGAACCGTGGTTCTTTCTCCCTTGCCTGTGTATtcatttcctgtggctgctgtaacaagccACCACAAATTCAGTGACTTTACAGCCACACAGATTTACTGCATTTCAGTTCTGGAGGTCCGAGGCCTGGAAGCCATCTCACTGGCCTACAGTCAGGGTATCAGCAGGGCCGTGTTCCTTTCTGGCTCCTGAAGAGGGaactcttgccttttccagcttctagcagCTGGCCCGCGTTCCTTGGCTTGTGCTCTCCTCCCATTGCCAGAGCCAGCAGTGGCCAGCGGAGTCTTTCTTAGGATGCTGCCTTTGGTTCTGACTCTTCTGCCTCCATTAAAGACCCTTGTGACTACACTGAGCCCACCCAGATCATCCATATcatctctttattttaaagtcgCCTGATAAGCAATGTCAATTCCATCTGTAGCCTTAATTCTCCCTTGCTGTGTAACATTCCGTATTCCCAGGTCCTGGGATTGGGacctggacatctttgggggccaaTATTCTGCTTCACAGTCACGTAACCAGGTGGTAGCAGAATTCAGATGAGACTGGTCTATGTTCCAGCAGGGCAGCGGCTGAGCCTGGTTCCTCTCTTTGTCTCGCCAGACCAGGCCCTGCTCGCAGCATCGCGGGCTCAGAAAGTGGTTCTTGAAGGAGTGAATGCATGATGCAGAGAATGCCTTGTTCCAGCCTGTCTGAAATGTGCATTTGGAGTTGGAGCCCCGAGAAAGATGGTACACAGGGTGCTGGAGGCTCCCCAGAGCGGGGCTCTCAAAAGGAGGGTGTACTTTTtgccaaaagaaaaaagcatacaTGTCGCTTCAGCCCACATCACTCAGTGGTGACCACTGTCAAAAATTTGGCTTGTGTCCTTTGGAACTTTTAGGAAGCTATGTGTGTGGGTATGTGCACATGTGCTTTCGTTGATTGACTTTTTACCAAAAGGGGCTCCGCTTTTTCTAGTCCCGAGGCAGACCTCACCCCTGTTTGGTCTTAACTCTCAGGTTTCAGCTTGGGTCACGTTCCAGTCCTGCCTCCCCAGGACTGTGCTCGGCCTGGGCTTGAGCATTTCCTGAGCCCCCTCACATCGTCAGTGGACCCCTGCTCTAAAAGGCTGACCTCTTCCGTTGGCTAATAGGTCTTCTGCTTTCATTCTCAAAAGAGGGCCTTCATTTCAAACCCTGGGGTATCCTTTGCCCGAGCCCCATCTGTCTGGAGTGACCGGTAGCTGAGAAGGGCGCCCTTGAGATCTCGGTTCATTTGGGATGAGTGGGCAAAACCTGAGACTCTGGAGTCCAACAAGCTAATTCGAGGCTGAAGATGGTCTGGAAACCACAGGAGGTACTGAGTAACACAGCAGCAAGTGTTCCTGCAGCCCGGCCCCCTGGGAAGCGCTCCGGGGAATGACAGGAGTGGGGCAGCCTTTGTCCCCAAGAAACTCAGTCTGCCTGGGAGTACAGGTCAGAGGCAGTGAAGCAGCAAATAGGGTGCCTGCGATGGCTCTGGGCAGAGCACAGGCTCCAGACTAGTGGTTTCAGACTGGGttaaagtttgtttgtttgtttaactaagtatagttgatttatagtgttgtgttcatttctggtgtgtAGCAAAGTAGTTcagttttatgtatgtatgtatatgtcttttcttttgtattcttttctgttGTGGTTTGTTataggatattgagtatagttccctgtgctacacagtaggagcTTGTTTATCCGGATTTAAGATTTTAGAACCCAAAACGTGGACAGTTTTCTCAGAAACCTGTCAGGCTTTCACCAGAATATCTCTACTTTGAGTTGTCTTGTTTATTGAAGTTCTCCAAAGCTTTTATTTGAGTAAAGATcctaccactttttttttaagttttttttttctaagggggaaggtaattaagtttatttattttttagaagaggtactggggattgaacccaggacctcatgcatgctaagcatgtgctttaccatttgagctatcccctccccccaagaTCATAccacttttaaaaagaagtttaaaaatcaaGGATTTAGAAGTCACTGTGGTCAGGTCAGCTGAGCTGATGGATCTGAAATTGTCACGGAAGACTTGCTGGACTTCACAAGGGCCTCACAGGATCAGGGTGCAGAGGGGGCGAGCCCTGAGGGCCCCTCACCACGGGGGAAAAACCTTTGTCCTGCTGGTGTTTAATCTGAGTAGGACCCGGAGGTTTGGTTTAGGATACCTTGGTCAGACTCAAGTGTGTTCCCAGGCTGGACCAAGGAGAAAGAAGTGTgagatgagtgagtgagtgtgagagattgtgtgtgtgtgtgtgcgcgcgcttcACTAGAGGAAGGgtctgttcactgctgtatcctcagcACCTAGAATAGGGCCTGGCACAATGAAAGCCCTCAGGAACGATTTATTGACAGACGAGTGGATGGTAGCCACCTTTACTTGTCATTCTGGTGGTGACATTTCCAGCGTCTCTGCTCAGAGACAAGGCTTAGTGAGAAATAAGGGAAGTGGGCTCTGGGGAGGGTGGGTGCACGTCCATGCACAGGCACAGgtgttggggaagaggaggagggggtgatgctggggcagcagaggggtTGGGCGGGGCCAGGAGGAAAGTGGGGGCAGCTTTAGGGTCGGGGTGCTAAGGGGACTCAGCTTGTCCCTGGGACTGATAAGCCCTCCTCGGTTGCTTTTCAGTGGCCTGGGGCTCTGTTCATGCACTGTTTCTGAAAGAAGTTCTCTCTACCACGTCTCAGGCCTCGCTCTCTTGACGCTCTCCTCCCCgccaccctcccctctgccctccctgctgCCAGGAAGAATTGGCACTTAATTCCAATGTACTGAACTCTTCTAATATGTAATTTCCTGAAATCCACACAACCACCTTATAAAGTATTatgatgtccattttacagaagaggaaactgaggcttggggaggtGCAGTACCTTCCCGGGCCGCCTGGCCAGTGAGTGGCAGCCCATGCGGACGCCCCGCCCGTGGTGAGTGCCAAGAATCTGTTCTCTGTCACCATGAGTTGTTCTTTCCTCTGGGTTTTCCCCATCAGCCTGCACACAGGTGTCATTTCTCCCTTTTTCACCCCTCATCCCTTCCCAGCCACTGTCCCATTGCCCCCAAACATTTTCAGCAAAACTGGAAGGCATTTTCTAGACTAAATGCCTCTAGTCTGTCTTTGGAAGCCACTTGAGTCAAGCTCACCACCCCACACTAAAATGGCTTTCTTGACGAGACCACCATTGACTTCCATAAAGTTAGCTCCAGTGGTTAATTCTCAGCCCTCATCTTTCCTACCTGGCAGGAACAAGGAAcccatccctccttccttcctagaGACACTTTCTGCGCTTGGCTTCTCGGGCAGCAGCGTGCCTGGTGTGCTCCTGCCTCGCTGGCTCTTCATTTCTCTTGTTGGTTCATTCCCAGCTCCCCGAGTTGGATCCTCTGGTTGTCTTTCTTAGTGTTtctagaatataagctccttTGGCAAAGGAAATGTTTGCCTGTTTCTTTGCTGTGATAACCCCTGAGCCCAGCACAGAATAGGGGCCATTTATGGATTGAATGAATGACTAACCATGGTCATGATCTGTACTCATGCCCTGGGTGACCCCTTCCAGGCTCACAGCTTGAAGTATCATTCGTAAGCTCACAATCCCACCTCTCCCCTCGGTTCATTGCCCATGTGACGTGCCTAGCTGGTTGTCTACGAGATCTCTCAAGCTCGGCGTTTCTGAACAGAAGCCCAGTGTTCTACCCTCACCCCCAGCCACTCTACTTCTCCCCAGTCTTCCCTTTCCCAGGAAGCTAAGCCCAGTTCTTCAGTTTGCTTAGGCCAAACCCTCAGAGTCATCCTTTTCCATGTCTCTAATTGGTCCGTCAGCAAATCCCATTAGCCCCACCTCCAAAAGGCTCAGAATCCACTCCTGTCACTCCTTCTAATGCTGCTGCCTTAGTCCCAGCTTCCTTAACAATCTTCCCACTTGTCTCCCAGCTTCTAATCTTTGCCCGCTGTGATCGGTCCCATACAGCAGGTGATGTCCCTGTTGAAGACACACGTGGGACCCTGTCACTGCTCTGCTCAGAGCCTCCAGTGCTGTCACCTTCACACTCCAGATAAAAACCAGTCCTTGTGGGGACTGGCGATCCTCACCCCAGGGTCTTTACCTCTCCCACCCCACCGGGGCATCTGCATTTGCCCTGCCTCCTGCCAGGAACATTCTCCCAGCTAGACACACCGCTGACTCCTCACTTCCTGTACGTCTTTGCTCACGTGTCAGCTCCGTGAGGCCCTCCCTGCTACTGTGTCCCTGTCCCTGGTGTACTTTTTGGCTTTGCTTCTGTTTATATATATCACATCGGATTTTTTTGTGTATTCCGTTTATTGGCTTTCACCACTGGAACGAAAGTTCCAAGAAGGCCACGTGGTTTCCTCCAGGTACTGCTGTACCCCTTGCAGCTGGAGTAGCTCTGGGCACAGTATGGTTGCCTAATAAGTCTTTGTTGAATTAAGAGTGAATGTGAGGGATCACCTGTCTTCAAGGAGTTCGGAGTTTGTCAGGGAGACGGACCAGCTCACGTGAATACAAAGCAGGATTTGTTCAATTGCACAACCAAGTGGCGGCTGTCGAGTCATTTTAAACCCTAGCAAACGGTACAGCAAAATAATTGTAGCTGTTTTCTCTGCCACATTTAAAATTACTGTGTCTCTCAAAACAGCACAGAAGAAAGCCACAAACAATGACACCGCAAGAGTGGCAATCGTCATGTTTTGGTTTTGCTCTTCATGTCACTTCTGCATGTGCCGTATTGCAGGGGACATTTTGGTAGCTGCCCAGTGGCTTTTGGCAGTCCTCACTCCACTGTCTTGAGGCCCGGTTTTGGCCTTTCTGAGTAGCTTGTCCACACTGCTGAGGTGGCTGTCCCCCGCATGGTAGGTTTTGACTCAGGAGATGAAGAGCTTGGTCGAGGTTGCAAAGCAGAGCTGGGATGCTAACCAAGGACTCTGTCCAGAGCTCGCTCCTCCACCCTGCAGATTCACCTGGGAGCTCAGTTGCGGGCCAAGCCatgtctttttctgctttgggGTGTTCCTCGCCCGCCACCTCTGCCTACACGGGGCAGAACCCATCAGGCTAGGATGCCCAGTTAAGTTCTAGATGGGATGGAATCAGCTGAAAGATGAGGGGAAAGGAGTGAAACACTGAGCATCCATGTGCCGGAATACACACGGGAGGGAGGAAGGCTACAGGGGGCCTGCGGCTGATCCCTGAGGAGGTGTGGCCTTGTGGGAGATGCTGGTCCTTGGGTGAACCAGGAGCAGATTATCCCACTGTCCCTGGACTTCCCCTCAGATCAGAATTACTGGGCTATGGAATTGAAGGCTTGGAAATGGGGGTGCAGAAACCTTCAGGGAACATCCTCAAGATGGATTGTCCAGAGGGCCCTgactctgctctctgctcccatCCCTGCCCAGCTCCCCCTCCGGGGCTCCGTGGGACACTGGATCTCCAGGTTATCCGTGTGCGGTTGGAGGAGCCGCCGGCAGTCAGCCTCCTGCAAGATTGGTCCAAGCACCCCCAGGGCACCAAGGGTGTGGGAGCAGGTGACGCCCCAGA is a window of Vicugna pacos chromosome 10, VicPac4, whole genome shotgun sequence DNA encoding:
- the SPINDOC gene encoding spindlin interactor and repressor of chromatin-binding protein isoform X3, with product MALKAEGAALDCFEVTLKCEEGEDEEEAMVVAVIPRPEPMLRVAQQEKTPPPRPSLLEAGSDSCEEPRQQVSWEQEFLVGNSPRGSGRALCMVCGAEIRAPSADTARSHILEQHPHTLDLSPSEKSNILEAWSEGVALLQDFRTEQPSPPHSDSGHDVDVDPDSDADPAKMPAEIVVLLDSEDNPSLPRRSRPRGLRPLELPAAPVTEPVTKKPRGQRWKEPPGDEPVRKKRGRPVTKTLDLDPDPDPDPPSPDSPAETFAAPPEVRHFTDGSFPPGFVLQLFSHTQLRASDSKDLSKEGRGAEGGLLQPESPSPEEETEAWGGAVPSRAAWPVSGSPCGRPARGYPCAVGGAAGSQPPARLVQAPPGHQGCGSR